Proteins from a single region of Gossypium arboreum isolate Shixiya-1 chromosome 1, ASM2569848v2, whole genome shotgun sequence:
- the LOC108474187 gene encoding uncharacterized protein LOC108474187 isoform X3: MNPLKDLHILDTATCTWICPSVRGEGPEAREGHSAALVGKRLFIFGGCGKSSNNNDEIYYNDLYILNTETFVWKRAATLGNPPSARDSHTCSSWKNKIIVIGGEDGHDYYLSDVHILDADTLAWKELNTSGQMLTPRAGHSTVAFGKNLFVFGGFTDAQNLYDDLYMLDVDTGIWTKVITMGDGPSARFSVAGDCLDPLKSGVLVFIGGCNKTLEALDDMYYLHTGLILRDERKLEKLSLRKQLKLKCQEQNLSNLAQDKALVRIEVSNDVNQPIPLSSYGQPRRENFPLNQVLHQGKKTFRAKVTESFPHGYTIETIIDGKPLRGILFANTPSSVHVHNHNPSRKRTSVEVGGTVLNGDCDSKSRSVRQDSGDHKQADVHEKDYLLHDTEVPAPSSRDPAQSDLSTHKQESVKQDFSQSAAHLNLNDDKASNTLNSGTEVLKGIEAVSAGFSVNFSPKQDERRPKTLEHNNPEKPI; this comes from the exons ATGAATCCTCTCAAGGATCTGCATATATTAGACACTG CAACATGCACATGGATTTGTCCAAGTGTAAGAGGTGAAGGGCCAGAGGCACGTGAGGGTCATAGCGCAGCTCTTGTTGGTAAACGACTCTTCATATTTGGTGGCTGCGGAAAGTCTTCTAATAACAATGATGAAATTTATTACAATGACCTCTATATTTTAAATACAG AGACCTTTGTCTGGAAACGTGCTGCAACATTGGGGAACCCACCATCTGCTCGTGATAGCCATACTTGCTCATCTTGGAAGAATAAAATTATTGTAATCGGTGGTGAAGATGGGCACGATTACTATTTGTCTGATGTCCATATCCTGGATGCAG ACACTCTTGCATGGAAAGAGTTGAATACCTCAGGCCAGATGTTGACACCTCGTGCTGGCCACTCTACTGTTGCTTTTGGCAAGAACTTGTTTGTTTTTGGGGGATTTACAGACGCTCAGAATCTTTATGACGATCTCTACATGCTTGATGTTG ATACTGGCATTTGGACCAAGGTGATAACTATGGGTGATGGCCCTTCTGCTCGATTTTCTGTTGCTGGGGATTGTTTAGATCCCCTGAAGAGCGGTGTTCTTGTGTTTATTGGTGGCTGCAATAAGACCCTTGAGGCATTGGATGACATGTACTACTTGCACACAG GACTTATTTTACGAGATGAAAGGAAGCTAGAGAAGTTATCGTTGAGAAAGCAGCTAAAGCTTAAGTGTCAAGAACAAAATCTTAGCAATCTTGCACAAGATAAAGCTCTTGTTAGAATTGAAGTCAGCAATGACGTGAACCAACCCATTCCTTTATCTAGTTATGGCCAACCAA GAAGAGAAAATTTTCCATTAAACCAAGTCCTGCATCAAGGAAAGAAGACATTTCGGGCTAAGGTTACTGAGAGCTTCCCACATGGATATACTATTGAGACTATTATAGATGGGAAGCCGCTTCGAGGAATACTTTTTGCAAACACACCTAGCTCTGTACATGTACACAATCATAATCCCAGCAG AAAAAGGACTTCTGTGGAAGTTGGGGGTACTGTACTAAACGGTGATTGCGACAGTAAATCAAGAAGTGTGAGGCAGGATTCTGGAGATCATAAACAAGCTGATGTCCATGAGAAGGATTATTTATTGCATGATACAGAAGTTCCTGCCCCAAGTTCGAGGGATCCAGCACAGTCTGATCTATCGACCCACAAG CAGGAATCCGTGAAACAAGATTTTTCTCAATCGGCAGCTCATCTAAACTTAAACGATGATAAGGCAAGCAATACATTGAACTCTGGCACTGAAGTTCTGAAAGGAATTGAAGCTGTGAGTGCTGGTTTCTCTGTAAACTTTTCTCCAAAGCAAG ATGAGAGGAGACCAAAAACCTTGGAGCACAACAATCCCGAGAAACCGATATGA
- the LOC108474187 gene encoding uncharacterized protein LOC108474187 isoform X1, with protein MRWEKVQLYPKEEGGVGEACAGPGKRWGHTCNAIKGGRFLYVFGGYGKDNCQTNQVHVFDTASLTWSLLATKGTPPIPRDSHSCTTVGDNLFVFGGTDGMNPLKDLHILDTATCTWICPSVRGEGPEAREGHSAALVGKRLFIFGGCGKSSNNNDEIYYNDLYILNTETFVWKRAATLGNPPSARDSHTCSSWKNKIIVIGGEDGHDYYLSDVHILDADTLAWKELNTSGQMLTPRAGHSTVAFGKNLFVFGGFTDAQNLYDDLYMLDVDTGIWTKVITMGDGPSARFSVAGDCLDPLKSGVLVFIGGCNKTLEALDDMYYLHTGLILRDERKLEKLSLRKQLKLKCQEQNLSNLAQDKALVRIEVSNDVNQPIPLSSYGQPRRENFPLNQVLHQGKKTFRAKVTESFPHGYTIETIIDGKPLRGILFANTPSSVHVHNHNPSRKRTSVEVGGTVLNGDCDSKSRSVRQDSGDHKQADVHEKDYLLHDTEVPAPSSRDPAQSDLSTHKQESVKQDFSQSAAHLNLNDDKASNTLNSGTEVLKGIEAVSAGFSVNFSPKQDERRPKTLEHNNPEKPI; from the exons ATGAGGTGGGAAAAGGTTCAGTTATACCCAAAAGAAGAAGGAGGTGTGGGAGAAGCATGTGCGGGGCCAGGGAAAAGATGGGGACATACATGTAACGCCATTAAAGGAGGCAGATTTCTCTATGTTTTTGGTGGTTATGGCAAAGATAATTGCCAAACCAATCAAGTTCATGTCTTTGACACTG CTAGTCTGACATGGAGCCTACTAGCAACAAAAGGCACACCTCCAATTCCAAGGGATAGTCATAGTTGTACTACTGTTGGTGACAATCTATTTGTCTTTGGTGGTACTGATGGGATGAATCCTCTCAAGGATCTGCATATATTAGACACTG CAACATGCACATGGATTTGTCCAAGTGTAAGAGGTGAAGGGCCAGAGGCACGTGAGGGTCATAGCGCAGCTCTTGTTGGTAAACGACTCTTCATATTTGGTGGCTGCGGAAAGTCTTCTAATAACAATGATGAAATTTATTACAATGACCTCTATATTTTAAATACAG AGACCTTTGTCTGGAAACGTGCTGCAACATTGGGGAACCCACCATCTGCTCGTGATAGCCATACTTGCTCATCTTGGAAGAATAAAATTATTGTAATCGGTGGTGAAGATGGGCACGATTACTATTTGTCTGATGTCCATATCCTGGATGCAG ACACTCTTGCATGGAAAGAGTTGAATACCTCAGGCCAGATGTTGACACCTCGTGCTGGCCACTCTACTGTTGCTTTTGGCAAGAACTTGTTTGTTTTTGGGGGATTTACAGACGCTCAGAATCTTTATGACGATCTCTACATGCTTGATGTTG ATACTGGCATTTGGACCAAGGTGATAACTATGGGTGATGGCCCTTCTGCTCGATTTTCTGTTGCTGGGGATTGTTTAGATCCCCTGAAGAGCGGTGTTCTTGTGTTTATTGGTGGCTGCAATAAGACCCTTGAGGCATTGGATGACATGTACTACTTGCACACAG GACTTATTTTACGAGATGAAAGGAAGCTAGAGAAGTTATCGTTGAGAAAGCAGCTAAAGCTTAAGTGTCAAGAACAAAATCTTAGCAATCTTGCACAAGATAAAGCTCTTGTTAGAATTGAAGTCAGCAATGACGTGAACCAACCCATTCCTTTATCTAGTTATGGCCAACCAA GAAGAGAAAATTTTCCATTAAACCAAGTCCTGCATCAAGGAAAGAAGACATTTCGGGCTAAGGTTACTGAGAGCTTCCCACATGGATATACTATTGAGACTATTATAGATGGGAAGCCGCTTCGAGGAATACTTTTTGCAAACACACCTAGCTCTGTACATGTACACAATCATAATCCCAGCAG AAAAAGGACTTCTGTGGAAGTTGGGGGTACTGTACTAAACGGTGATTGCGACAGTAAATCAAGAAGTGTGAGGCAGGATTCTGGAGATCATAAACAAGCTGATGTCCATGAGAAGGATTATTTATTGCATGATACAGAAGTTCCTGCCCCAAGTTCGAGGGATCCAGCACAGTCTGATCTATCGACCCACAAG CAGGAATCCGTGAAACAAGATTTTTCTCAATCGGCAGCTCATCTAAACTTAAACGATGATAAGGCAAGCAATACATTGAACTCTGGCACTGAAGTTCTGAAAGGAATTGAAGCTGTGAGTGCTGGTTTCTCTGTAAACTTTTCTCCAAAGCAAG ATGAGAGGAGACCAAAAACCTTGGAGCACAACAATCCCGAGAAACCGATATGA
- the LOC108474187 gene encoding uncharacterized protein LOC108474187 isoform X2 has product MRWEKVQLYPKEEGGVGEACAGPGKRWGHTCNAIKGGRFLYVFGGYGKDNCQTNQVHVFDTASLTWSLLATKGTPPIPRDSHSCTTVGDNLFVFGGTDGMNPLKDLHILDTATCTWICPSVRGEGPEAREGHSAALVGKRLFIFGGCGKSSNNNDEIYYNDLYILNTETFVWKRAATLGNPPSARDSHTCSSWKNKIIVIGGEDGHDYYLSDVHILDADTLAWKELNTSGQMLTPRAGHSTVAFGKNLFVFGGFTDAQNLYDDLYMLDVDTGIWTKVITMGDGPSARFSVAGDCLDPLKSGVLVFIGGCNKTLEALDDMYYLHTGLILRDERKLEKLSLRKQLKLKCQEQNLSNLAQDKALVRIEVSNDVNQPIPLSSYGQPRRENFPLNQVLHQGKKTFRAKVTESFPHGYTIETIIDGKPLRGILFANTPSSVHVHNHNPSRKRTSVEVGGTVLNGDCDSKSRSVRQDSGDHKQADVHEKDYLLHDTEVPAPSSRDPAQSDLSTHKESVKQDFSQSAAHLNLNDDKASNTLNSGTEVLKGIEAVSAGFSVNFSPKQDERRPKTLEHNNPEKPI; this is encoded by the exons ATGAGGTGGGAAAAGGTTCAGTTATACCCAAAAGAAGAAGGAGGTGTGGGAGAAGCATGTGCGGGGCCAGGGAAAAGATGGGGACATACATGTAACGCCATTAAAGGAGGCAGATTTCTCTATGTTTTTGGTGGTTATGGCAAAGATAATTGCCAAACCAATCAAGTTCATGTCTTTGACACTG CTAGTCTGACATGGAGCCTACTAGCAACAAAAGGCACACCTCCAATTCCAAGGGATAGTCATAGTTGTACTACTGTTGGTGACAATCTATTTGTCTTTGGTGGTACTGATGGGATGAATCCTCTCAAGGATCTGCATATATTAGACACTG CAACATGCACATGGATTTGTCCAAGTGTAAGAGGTGAAGGGCCAGAGGCACGTGAGGGTCATAGCGCAGCTCTTGTTGGTAAACGACTCTTCATATTTGGTGGCTGCGGAAAGTCTTCTAATAACAATGATGAAATTTATTACAATGACCTCTATATTTTAAATACAG AGACCTTTGTCTGGAAACGTGCTGCAACATTGGGGAACCCACCATCTGCTCGTGATAGCCATACTTGCTCATCTTGGAAGAATAAAATTATTGTAATCGGTGGTGAAGATGGGCACGATTACTATTTGTCTGATGTCCATATCCTGGATGCAG ACACTCTTGCATGGAAAGAGTTGAATACCTCAGGCCAGATGTTGACACCTCGTGCTGGCCACTCTACTGTTGCTTTTGGCAAGAACTTGTTTGTTTTTGGGGGATTTACAGACGCTCAGAATCTTTATGACGATCTCTACATGCTTGATGTTG ATACTGGCATTTGGACCAAGGTGATAACTATGGGTGATGGCCCTTCTGCTCGATTTTCTGTTGCTGGGGATTGTTTAGATCCCCTGAAGAGCGGTGTTCTTGTGTTTATTGGTGGCTGCAATAAGACCCTTGAGGCATTGGATGACATGTACTACTTGCACACAG GACTTATTTTACGAGATGAAAGGAAGCTAGAGAAGTTATCGTTGAGAAAGCAGCTAAAGCTTAAGTGTCAAGAACAAAATCTTAGCAATCTTGCACAAGATAAAGCTCTTGTTAGAATTGAAGTCAGCAATGACGTGAACCAACCCATTCCTTTATCTAGTTATGGCCAACCAA GAAGAGAAAATTTTCCATTAAACCAAGTCCTGCATCAAGGAAAGAAGACATTTCGGGCTAAGGTTACTGAGAGCTTCCCACATGGATATACTATTGAGACTATTATAGATGGGAAGCCGCTTCGAGGAATACTTTTTGCAAACACACCTAGCTCTGTACATGTACACAATCATAATCCCAGCAG AAAAAGGACTTCTGTGGAAGTTGGGGGTACTGTACTAAACGGTGATTGCGACAGTAAATCAAGAAGTGTGAGGCAGGATTCTGGAGATCATAAACAAGCTGATGTCCATGAGAAGGATTATTTATTGCATGATACAGAAGTTCCTGCCCCAAGTTCGAGGGATCCAGCACAGTCTGATCTATCGACCCACAAG GAATCCGTGAAACAAGATTTTTCTCAATCGGCAGCTCATCTAAACTTAAACGATGATAAGGCAAGCAATACATTGAACTCTGGCACTGAAGTTCTGAAAGGAATTGAAGCTGTGAGTGCTGGTTTCTCTGTAAACTTTTCTCCAAAGCAAG ATGAGAGGAGACCAAAAACCTTGGAGCACAACAATCCCGAGAAACCGATATGA